Below is a window of Chryseobacterium arthrosphaerae DNA.
ACTTTTCTCGGCTGTTTGGCGCCTTCAGGAGGCATAGGATAGGTTCTCACTGTAATGATATCATTCAGATAAACCTGTTTTTTGTATTGTATATGATGGTCCAGAAGCATCCAGGCATCATCCGCATATTCTGTTTTATGTTTTAAAAGCTCCCAGTGTTCTGCTGCTGCCTCTTCTACCCAATGCACATACTGCACATTGTTGACATGACTGTTTCCATCAATATGTTCTTCACTTACCTTAATCTGTTTTTCATACATTAAATTCATATCTCTGAAAGTTTAGTCAAATGTATCATTTAAAAAATAAAACTTACGGCGTTATTTCTAAAAAAGCACATAAAAAAACGGAATCAGGCTTTATCTGATTCCGTTTATATTCAATAGTGAAATGATTACTTTTTGGAAGGCGCAGCAGAAGCTCCTAATTTGGTTTTCACCTGAGCTGTGATATCTTCACTTCCATCAGAATATACAAGGTTATTGCCTTCCTGTGCTGAAGTATCGAAAACATAGCTTAAACTTCTTTCTTTAGCTACAGCAGCAATAGCCGCCTTTACTTTTTGCTGTAACGGGGTATAGAGTTCCGTCTGTTTAGCACCAATATCTTTTGCAGCCTGCGCTCTTGTATCTTCAATTTTCTTACCAAGAGTCTGCAATTCTGTCTGTGCTGCCATAAGCTCTTTAGTCACGGCTTCTTTATTGGCCTGGCTCAGTGTTTTTTCTTTATCCTGGGCAGCTTTCAGTTTTGTCTGATATTCAGTGATCAGTTTTTCAACTTCCGTCTGCTTAGCTTTTGTCAGGTTATCAATAGTTGTAGTGGCTGTTTTTACTTCAGATAAACTTGCAAATACATCATCAGAGTTTACATTTCCAATTTTTTGTTGAGCATGAGCTGCATGAGCCGTCAGTGTTAATCCGGCTGTAATAAAAAATACTTTAATTAAATTCATTTTTAATATGGTTTTCAAAAACGCTTGTTTTTTTGTTTTCAAATATAATACAAATTTCCAATCCGATTTAAAGTTGTCTGAATTTGATCAAACCACAAAAATCACAAAAGATTTTTTAAACACATGCGTACAATTAAATAAGTAAAAAATACCGGATAAAAGCTCATGTAAGATGACAATCAGAGATTTTTACAAAAACATAACGTTCTAAAACTTTTGTGCCTTTATGGTTAAAAATCATGATTGCAAAAGTCCGGAAAGTTATAATATTACAGCACCATCCTTAAAATAAAACCTTTCCCAAAAGCTGAGAAAGGTTTAACATCAAAAAATATGGAAAAAATGACTAATGGAACTGTGCTGTTTCTGTAGAATCTTTCATGGCTACAGTTGCTGAAGAGCCATTGGTAACAATATTCTGCACTTCATCAAAATATCCTGTTCCCACGAAAGATTGGTGTTTCACTGCTCTGAACCCTCTCTGCTGTAATGCAAATTCACGTTCCTGGAGCTCAGAATATCCTGCCATTCCTCTTTCTTTATATGCCAAGGCCAGTTCAAACATTGCTGTATTCAGCGCATGGAATCCTGCCAGTGTGATAAACTGGAACTTATATCCCATTTTAGCAAGCTCTTCACGGAATGTGGACATCTCTTCAACGCTTAATCTCGCCGCCCAGTTGAAAGATGGAGAACAGTTATAGGCCAGCATCTTTCCAGGGAATTCAGCATGAATACCTTCTGCGAATCTTCTTGCCTGTTCCAGATCCGGGTTTGAAGTTTCCATCCAGATCAGGTCTGCATACGGTGCATAAGACAACCCTCTGTCTATTCCCTGCTCCACGCCGTTTCTTACAACATAAAAGCCTTCGGAAGTTCTTTCACCGGTCACGAATTTTTTATCTCTGTCATCGATATCTGAAGTCAGCAGATCCGCTGCATCAGCATCTGTTCTTGCAATAATAATACTTGGAACTCCCAATACATCTGCTGCCAGACGTGCGGCAATCAGTTTATTGACAGCTTCCTGGGTAGGCACCAATACTTTCCCTCCTAAGTGTCCGCATTTTTTAGCAGAAGAAAGCTGATCTTCAAAGTGTACGGCAGCAGCTCCTGCCTCTATCATCTGTTTCATCAGCTCGAAAGCGTTCAGGTTTCCGCCGAAGCCTGCTTCAGCATCAGCAATGATGGGTACAAGATATTCCCTGTCTCCGGTTCCGCTTACCGACTGTACCTGATCTGCTCTCAATAAAGCATTGTTGATTTTTTTTACCACAGAAGGCACTGAATTGGCCGGATACAAAGACTGGTCGGGATACATTTCTCCGGACAGATTAGCATCAGCCGCCACCTGCCAGCCAGAAAGATAAATTGCTTCCAATCCTGCATCCACTTCCTGTACAGCCTGGTTCCCTGTAAGAGCTCCAAGACCTGCTACATAATCCTGCGTATTCAGTTTATTCCAGAATTTCTTAGACATTTCTGTAGCAATGGTATAATCAATGGTATAAGATCCCCGAAGTTTTAGCACTTCTTCTGCCGTATAAGGTCTTTTCACACCGTTCCAGCGGGGATTTGTCAGCCAATCCTGCTCGATGGTCTGGATTTGTTCTTGTCTTGTTTTCATAATATTTGGATTTTGTAAGATTAAAGATTGAGGAATTAACAGGTTGAAGTGGTAGCTGGTATCATCACCACGACTCAGGTGCTTTCTCTTTTAAATCAGATAAAAGGATAGGCCTTCAATGTCAGGAACTCTTCAAAGTTTTCCGAGAAGATCAGTTCATTGAAAAGCTCTTTGGCCAGATTGAATTTTCCGTTTTTAAAGCGTTGTTCGCCGACGTATTTTTCAATATTGTCCATTTCTTCGGTTTCCCATTGAAGAATCATATTTCTTGTCAGTGTTCTGTCGTCACTCAGAATGGCTTCATTTTTCAGCCATTGCCAGATCTGTGTTCTTGAGATTTCGGCTGTAGCGGCATCTTCCATCAGATTATAAATGGCTGCTGCCCCTACTCCCATCAGCCAGCTTTCAATATAAAGGATTCCCACATTGATATTTTTCCGGATTCCTTTTTCTGTGATCTCACCTTTAGGAATTTCCAGCAACTCGTTTTCTGTAATATGGTATTCTACCTTCCTGTCAATCTGGTTTTCAGAGGGCATATACTGATCGAAGATTTCTTTCGCTACTGAAACCAATGCCGGATGGGCAACCCATGTCCCGTCATGGCCGTTTTTCACTTCTCTTTCTTTATCATTTCTCACTTTTTCAAAAGCGATACGATTGGCTTCATCATCATCTTTCACCGGAATCTGGGCGGCCATACCACCAATAGCATGAACGTTCCGCTTATGACATATTTCAATAACTCTTTTGGAATAAGCGCTCATAAAAGGAGAAGTCATGGTTACCTGATCTCTGTCCGGAACAATAAATTCCGGCAGGTTTCTGAATTTTTTGATATAGGAAAAAATATAATCCCATCTTCCGCAGTTCAGTCCTGCGCTGTGTTCTTTTAATTCAAATAAAATCTCATCAATCTGAAATGAAGCGGTAATGGTCTCTATTAAAACAGTTGCTTTAATGGTTCCTTCAGGAATTCCCAGATAATTCTGTGCAAAAACAAACACTTCATTCCACCAGCGGGCTTCTTTGTAATGTTCTAATTTGGGAAGATAAAAATAAGGTCCGCTTCCGTTTTCCAGAAGTTTTTGGGCATTTCTGAAGAAATAAATTCCAAAATCAGTCAATGAACCGGATGCTTCTTCTCCATTGATTCCGATATGTTTTTCAGGTAAATGAAGTCCCCTTGGACGAACCAACAGGACAGCCGTTTTTTCATTAAGACTATATGCTTTCCCTTTTTCATTTATGAAATCTATATTTCTGCTGATCGCATCCGAAAGGTTAATTTGTCCGTGCATACAGTTGTCCCATGTAGGCGAGTTACTGTCTTCAAAATCTGCCATGAATGTAAAGGCACCGGAATTCAGAGCATTAATGATCATTTTTCTGTCTACGGGCCCTGTAATCTCTACCCTTCTGTCTAACAAATCTTCAGGCAGTGAAGCGCACACCCAATCTGCATTTCTGATCTCTTCAGTCTCTTTGAGAAATGCCGGGAGAATTCCCTGATCAAATTTCTGCTGTATTTTCTTTCTTTCGTTTAAAAGTTCCAGTCTTTTATGATTAAAGTTCTGGTGCAATGCTACAAGAAAGTCGATCAAATCCGGGGTGAAAATTTCTTCAAACTGCTTCTGAGCCTTTATTTTTAATTGAGTTCTGATTTCCATAACTTGTTGATTTTGTGATTTGACATTACAAACATAAATAAAAATTTTCACAAATAACGAACGTTCGCTAAATTTATTTAAAAATTATTATGCGAATAATCGCATCTAAATATTTATATTTGACTCATGAACCCAGAAAGTGATTTTATCAAAACAGTTTTCGGACTGAAACTGAAGCAGCAGAGACAAAGGAAAAACTGGTCTCTGCAGGATCTTGCTGTAAAAACCGGCTTATCTAAATCTTACCTCAACGAAATTGAGAATGGAAAAAAATATCCGAAACACGACAAGATCATTCAGCTTTCGGAAGCACTGAACTGTACTTTTGACGACCTGGTTTCTACAAAGCTTGACAAAAGTCTGGCGCCTTTCAATGAAATCCTGCAATCTGATTTTTTCAAAGAGGTTCCGCTTGAACTTTTCGGGATCAACAAAAACAATCTTATCAGCATTATCAGTGACGCTCCCAAAAAGGTAACCGCTTTTATCAATGCCCTGATTGAGATTTCTCAGAATTATAATCTGGGAAAAGAAAGATTTTATTTTGCTGTTCTGCGTTCATTCCAGGAATTGTATGATAATTATTTTCCGGAAATTGAAGATAAGGTTAGCCGGTTCATCCAGGAAAACCAGCTTCATATAGACAGAAACCTGAAGCCTGATGTTCTGGAAATGATACTCATAGAAAAGTTTGGTTATACGATTCAGTCTGAGGATTTCGAAACATACGGAACATTGGACAATCTCCGCTCACTGTTCATTCCGGAAAATAAATTACTGCTTCTGAACAGAAAGCTTGAAAAAGACCAGAAGACATTCATTTTAGCAAAAGAAATAGGATTTAAGGTCTTAGATTTAAAGATCCGTCCCAATACTTATTCATGGCTTGATTTCGGAAGTTTTGAAGAAATTCTGAATAATTTTTATGCTTCTTATTTTGCCGGAGCTTTATTAATTTCAAAAGAACCTGTCATTGAGAAAACTTCAGCATTTTTCCGGCAAAACAGCTGGGAGCCCAAAGACTTTGAAAATCTTATCAATAGCTTTACGCATTCGCCGGAAACCTTTTATTACCGTTTGACCAATGTTCTTTCTGCCGAAATGGGAATCAAAGACCTGTTTTATCTATGCCTGGTAAAAAAGAACGGTTCGGATAAAATACAGATCTTAAAAGAGCTGCACCTCAACCATCAGCAGGCACCCCACGCCAATGCTACGAATGAGCATTACTGCAGAAGATGGATTGCCGTGAAAAACCTGCACCATTTAAAAGAAAATGAAACGCTGACCGATGCACAGATTTCTCATTACAAAGACCAGGGAATAAGTTATCTGGTGATATCCACCTCTCAGAAGAATCCTTTTTCAGACGGAAGTAACAGAAGCTACTGCCTGGGCATTCTGCTGAATCCGCAGACTATAAAGAAAATCAGTTTCATCAAATCTCCTTCTTTAAAGACCATCAATGTGGGCGTAACGTGTGAATCCTGCAGCATTGCAGACTGTGAGGTCAGAGAAGCTCCTCCGGTACGGCTGGAAAAGGAACATTTCAACCTCAGCATGAAAAGTGCTATTGAGAAGATAAGGAAGGATTTTGAGTGAGAGGGTTTTATTGGGTTGGAGAGTTTGAGGGTGTAAGCGTGCGATGATAAGAATGCAGTTTTTAAGATTAAAGGTGGTGTTTTTTAATTGATCAGCTGAAAACTATTTCATAACTTAGTAAAAAACACATCCATGATACTAGACCTGCTTTTCCCCAACCGCTGCATTGAATGCAACAGAATCATCGATCCTGATCTTCTGGTATGTGATCTCTGTTTCAGCCAGATTCATTTCACCCATTATGCCTATTCCGAACATAATCCGATTAAAGAAAGGTGCAGTCTGTTTTTTCCTGTTGAATATACTTTTGCATTAATGCAGTTTGAAGAAGAAAGCCTGAGCCGGAAGATTATTCACGAGCTGAAATACAGAAACAGAGAAATAACCGGAAAAGTCCTGGCAGACTGGACCACTGAACGACTTGATTTTAAAAATGAAAAGCCGGATCTTATGGTAAGTATTCCACTTCATCCTAAGAAGCTAAGGGAAAGAGGATATAATCAGCTTCATGTATTTACCGAGGCATTGTCGGCATTTTATACCATTCCTTTTGATCATGAGCTGCTCAGAAGAAATCATTATGCCAAAGCACAGGCCTTAAAAGATAAGAAACACAGACTGGAAACAGTCAACACATTTTCCGTGACACAACCTGTCACCGGAAAACATATTCTGCTGATTGACGATGTTTTTACCACAGGAAATACAATATCCTCTGTTGCATGGGAGATCCTGAATTCCGGAGATAATAAAGTGAGCGTTCTGGTGATGGCCATGGATGTGTAAATTTAAATTTTGCCATTTCTGTTTTAATTGGTAAAGTATCTATCAGAAAAAAATTTCATCCCTTTCCCTTTTCAAATCTTTTTCCTAATTTTCCGGAAAACTAATTCATAATGCCCCATCTGATCTTATTACACGGAGCTTTAGGCCACAATGATATTTTCACTCCTTATTTAGAAGAACTATCCCGTTATTTTAGTATTCATACCCCTTTATTTTCCGGGCATGGGGATACTAAGCTTCCAGAAGATGGTATTACAATTGAAAAATATACTCAGGAACTGGCTGTATACTGCGAAGAGCATGATTTAACTGATGTTTCCTTTTTCGGACACAGTATGGGCGGATATGTTGCGCTTTGCTACGCAATGAAAGTTCCTGAAAATGTAAAATCGATCATTACATTGGGGACGAAATTCGACTGGTCTGAAGAACAGGCAAGGAAAGAAGCTAAAATGCTGAATCCAGAGGTAATTACAGAAAAAGTTCCACAATACGCGCAGCTTTTAGAATCACAACACGGATCTGAATGGAAAGCACTTCTTCCGGCCATCGCAGAATTAATGATTGACCTGGGGAAAAATCCTCCTTTGAAAAATAACCTGAGTACAATTACAGTTCCTGTTCAGATCATAGTAGGCGATGAAGACAATATGGTAACTATTGAAGAGAGCCTACAGGTTTACAGAAGCCTCCCGGATGCAAAATTGGCCGTACTCCCGGATACCAGACATCCTATGGATAAAGTACGACCAAGTTTATTATTGAATTTAATCAAAGATTTCTGGAATCTTTCTTAATTTATCGCTGAAGTTTCTCCCCGTAGCTTAAATCTCCGGCATCACCCAAACCAGGAGTGATATATCCTTTTGAAGTCAGGTGCTCATCTATAGCTCCTACCCAAATCTGAGCATCAGGATATGCATTCTGAATGGTTTCTACTCCCTGTTTTGAAGCAATTGCAGCCACGATATGAAGTTGTGTGGGATTTCCGTTAGTCAGTAAGTCCTTGATTGCTTCAATTAACGAAGCTCCTGTTGCCAGCATAGGATCTGCTACGATCAAAGGTCTTCCTTCAATGTTAGGACAGGTAAGATAATCCTGTTTAATGGAAAAATAATCGTTCGCATCGTGTTTTCTGTAAGCTGCTACAAAACCACAGTCTGCCCTGTCGAGATAATTCAAAATCCCTTCAAACAAAGGAACTCCGGCTCTTAATATGGTAGTAATCACCGGCTGAACTGCAATTTCCCTGCTTTTTATCGTATCTAGCGGAGTCTGGATTTCAACTTCTCTCTGTTCTAAACCTTTACTGATTTCGAAAGCTGCAATTTCTCCGATTCTTTCCATATTTCTACGGAATCTCATACGGTCATGCTGAATTTCAATGTTTCGAAGTTCGTTAATCCATTCATTGACAAGAGAAAAGTTTTGAGATAATATAGTAAGCATGAAGATCTTAATTTTAAATTAGGTAAATCGACGTTTGATTCCTGCAAAATTACAACTAAAAAACGAATCTGCAGTTTGATGCCGAATAGAATAAGCAGGTCTACAAAAAATCTGGCAAGGGTTTTCCTCACCAGATTTCTTTATAATCAATTGTTTTTATTTTTGTCTGAAGTACACTTCGATCGGAACTCCGGTAAACCCAAATTCTTTTCTCAACTGGTTTTCAGTAAATCTCTTATATGGCTCCTTCACATACTGCGGAAGGTTGCAGAAGAATACAAACTGCGGCGACGGAGTAGGAAGCTGAACACAATATTTGATTTTGATATATTTTCCTTTAAGCGCCGGTGGCGGAGTTCTTTCGAAAATAGGAAGCATTACTTCGTTCAGTTTTGAAGTCTTGATTTTCTTTTTACGGTCCTCATACACTTCCATTGCTACTTCTACGGCTTTCAGAATTCTCTGCTTCGTCAAAGCAGAAACGAAAAGGATCGGAATATCCTGGAACTGACCGATTTTATCTTTGATTGATTTTTCAAAATCACGCATTGTATTGGTCTGCTTATCTTCGATCAAATCCCATTTGTTGACAAGAATCACAATTCCTTTTCTGTTTTTCTGAGCCAACCCGAAAATATTCATATCCTGAGACTCCCACCCTTGTGTAGCATCTACCATGATGATAACCACATCAGAATATTCAATAGAACGGATAGAACGCATTACAGAATAGAATTCAAGGTCTTCATTTACTTTAGACTTTCTTCTCATTCCGGCTGTATCTACCAATACAAACTCATGACCGAATTTGTTGTATAGCGTCTGAATACTGTCTCTGGTAGTTCCTGCAATATCGGTTACAATATTTCTTTCAACATCCAATAAAGCATTGGTCATTGTAGATTTTCCTACATTCGGACGACCTGCAATGGTGATCTTAGGCAGTCCTTCGAAAGGATCCTTATATTCTGTAGTAGGAAAATCATTTACGATATCATCCAGCAAGTCTCCTGTTCCGGAACCTGTCGCTGAAGAAAGTGTATAATATTTATCGATACCTAACTGATAGAATTCTGTTGCCGGAAGTTCTTCTTTAGCAGAGTCTACTTTATTGATAACAATATAGATCGGTTTATTGGATCTTCTCAGAAGTCTGTAAATTTCGTGATCCGTATCGGTAAGTCCTTCCTCCACATTCATCATAAAGATGATGGACGTTGCTTCATCTACGGCTAGCTGTACCTGCTTACGGATTTCTTCTTCAAAGATATCATCTGTACCTACATCATACCCTCCGGTATCAATAACGGTAAAGTCTACCCCATTCCAGTCAGATTTTCCGTAGTGACGGTCTCTGGTAACACCGGCTGTAGAATCTACAATAGCCTCTCTTCTTTCTAATAAACGGTTAAAAAGCGTGGATTTTCCTACGTTGGGACGTCCAACGATTGCGACAATATTTGACATAAAAAATGTTTAATAATCCTTTGCTGTGCTCAGGATATGTTATTAATGGGTTACTCCAACTTTTGGAGCCCAATTTTTTGCAAAGATAAGATTTTATAATTTAACAGTTAAGTAATGAAGCTGGAAGAGGGATGCTGGAGGCTGCTATTCTGCCGGTAAACTCTCTCTGTACTTTCATTAAAAGGTCCAAATAATCCCTAGTCAGGCTATTTTGTTGTAAAAGCGAATATTTTTTAAAAAAATTATCTAAAAATAATTCTTTGGATATCAACAGATAAAGCCATCAGATCACTTATTATGTTAATGAATCTTTAATTTATATTTTTATATTTAAAATAAATTTTCTAATTTCGCAGCATCAAAACAGACCCATGGTGTAGCGGTAACACTACTGATTTTGGTTCAGTCATCTGGGGTTCGAATCCCTGTGGGTCTACAGACCACTCTTTTTTAAGGGTGGTTTTTTTGTGTATTTAAAATAGATTTATTTAAAGACCAGATGCAAAGCATAAAGTATTTGTTTAATATGGCAGATTACTTTAACTACTAAGCTCTTATATTCTATTTATTTGATTCAAGTGATTAAGAAGCATGGCTTTATCTTTTACAGCATCTACTCTAAAAAAATAATCCTTACGTTGAAAGGTATAAATAATTTCCCCAAAGTTTTGCTCTAACTTTTACAATAGGTTGATTTTTTAGCAGGCCTATCACATACTGTTTTATTTATCAAAAGTTACTAAAACACATTTCTTCTTTCAAGCACACTCTATAAGACACCAAAGAGTGATAAAAATCATATTAATTACTTTCAAGTAGGGATGTGTAGCACATTCTAAAAAATTAATTTTGCATTAAATTAATTTAGACTAACTAAAAATAGTACAAAATGAAAAAACTCTATTCCGGTGCATTCGTATTAAGCATGGTTTTAGCGTCTGCTCAGGAAGTGGTATGGCAGAAAGACATTCAATCCTCTACCCAGGATTTTCTCAGCCAGGTTACCACCACCATTGATCAGCAATACCTTATCACGGGAAGCTCTATCCAGTCCAAAAGCCAGTCACCAGAAGCTAACAGCCAAAAGCAGAATAATGGTTACGATTTCCATCTTGTAAAACTCAACCAGCAGGGAGATCAGGTCTGGGAAAAATATTTCTCGGGGCAGAATCATGACTATCTGTCAGCCACCGTTACCACCCAGGACGGAGGCTTCCTTCTGGCCGGAACCTCTTATTCCGGGAAAGGACTCGATAAGAAAGAAGATTCCAGAGGAGGATCAGACATCTGGCTGATCAGGTTGAATGAATTTGGGGATGAACTATGGCAGAAAACATTAGGAACTTCCTCAAATGAAGAAGCAAGGTCAGTCATTCAAACCACCGATTCAGGATTCTTTGTTGCCGGCAATGTCCAGAACTCATACAAAGGTTACGGTTCCAAAGACGTCTGGATCACAAGATTGGATAAAGACGGAAAAGAACTCACACAGCTTATTTTAGGTGGAAAAGGTCTGGATGAAGTAGAAAAAATGATTCCCACGAAAGATGGCGGAGCCTTACTGGGAATTTATTCCAGAAGCTCCGAGTTCCGTGATTCAGGTTCCGGTATCAGAAACCCTGAAAGTAAATCATCAACTACAGGTCCTGCCTCCCGCAACCTTTCATCTGCCACCTCTACAGCCATTAGCCAGATGCCAAAAGCCAGCAGCAACTTCGGTGAAGGCGACTACTGGATCGTAAAACTGGACAAGAGCGGAAAAGTAGAATGGGAAAAGAACTATGGCGGAAAAGGAGATGACCATATCAGAACTTTAGCTTTGACTTCCACAGGTTATATCATTGGTGGCGAATCCAGATCCGAAAGATCAGGAAATAAAACAG
It encodes the following:
- a CDS encoding acyl-CoA thioesterase, whose translation is MNLMYEKQIKVSEEHIDGNSHVNNVQYVHWVEEAAAEHWELLKHKTEYADDAWMLLDHHIQYKKQVYLNDIITVRTYPMPPEGAKQPRKVEFYCNDELVVDSGTLWILFDPETKKLKRLESNWLEKLSGIL
- the der gene encoding ribosome biogenesis GTPase Der, which codes for MSNIVAIVGRPNVGKSTLFNRLLERREAIVDSTAGVTRDRHYGKSDWNGVDFTVIDTGGYDVGTDDIFEEEIRKQVQLAVDEATSIIFMMNVEEGLTDTDHEIYRLLRRSNKPIYIVINKVDSAKEELPATEFYQLGIDKYYTLSSATGSGTGDLLDDIVNDFPTTEYKDPFEGLPKITIAGRPNVGKSTMTNALLDVERNIVTDIAGTTRDSIQTLYNKFGHEFVLVDTAGMRRKSKVNEDLEFYSVMRSIRSIEYSDVVIIMVDATQGWESQDMNIFGLAQKNRKGIVILVNKWDLIEDKQTNTMRDFEKSIKDKIGQFQDIPILFVSALTKQRILKAVEVAMEVYEDRKKKIKTSKLNEVMLPIFERTPPPALKGKYIKIKYCVQLPTPSPQFVFFCNLPQYVKEPYKRFTENQLRKEFGFTGVPIEVYFRQK
- a CDS encoding alpha/beta fold hydrolase; this encodes MPHLILLHGALGHNDIFTPYLEELSRYFSIHTPLFSGHGDTKLPEDGITIEKYTQELAVYCEEHDLTDVSFFGHSMGGYVALCYAMKVPENVKSIITLGTKFDWSEEQARKEAKMLNPEVITEKVPQYAQLLESQHGSEWKALLPAIAELMIDLGKNPPLKNNLSTITVPVQIIVGDEDNMVTIEESLQVYRSLPDAKLAVLPDTRHPMDKVRPSLLLNLIKDFWNLS
- the upp gene encoding uracil phosphoribosyltransferase — translated: MLTILSQNFSLVNEWINELRNIEIQHDRMRFRRNMERIGEIAAFEISKGLEQREVEIQTPLDTIKSREIAVQPVITTILRAGVPLFEGILNYLDRADCGFVAAYRKHDANDYFSIKQDYLTCPNIEGRPLIVADPMLATGASLIEAIKDLLTNGNPTQLHIVAAIASKQGVETIQNAYPDAQIWVGAIDEHLTSKGYITPGLGDAGDLSYGEKLQR
- a CDS encoding helix-turn-helix domain-containing protein, producing the protein MNPESDFIKTVFGLKLKQQRQRKNWSLQDLAVKTGLSKSYLNEIENGKKYPKHDKIIQLSEALNCTFDDLVSTKLDKSLAPFNEILQSDFFKEVPLELFGINKNNLISIISDAPKKVTAFINALIEISQNYNLGKERFYFAVLRSFQELYDNYFPEIEDKVSRFIQENQLHIDRNLKPDVLEMILIEKFGYTIQSEDFETYGTLDNLRSLFIPENKLLLLNRKLEKDQKTFILAKEIGFKVLDLKIRPNTYSWLDFGSFEEILNNFYASYFAGALLISKEPVIEKTSAFFRQNSWEPKDFENLINSFTHSPETFYYRLTNVLSAEMGIKDLFYLCLVKKNGSDKIQILKELHLNHQQAPHANATNEHYCRRWIAVKNLHHLKENETLTDAQISHYKDQGISYLVISTSQKNPFSDGSNRSYCLGILLNPQTIKKISFIKSPSLKTINVGVTCESCSIADCEVREAPPVRLEKEHFNLSMKSAIEKIRKDFE
- a CDS encoding ComF family protein → MILDLLFPNRCIECNRIIDPDLLVCDLCFSQIHFTHYAYSEHNPIKERCSLFFPVEYTFALMQFEEESLSRKIIHELKYRNREITGKVLADWTTERLDFKNEKPDLMVSIPLHPKKLRERGYNQLHVFTEALSAFYTIPFDHELLRRNHYAKAQALKDKKHRLETVNTFSVTQPVTGKHILLIDDVFTTGNTISSVAWEILNSGDNKVSVLVMAMDV
- a CDS encoding OmpH family outer membrane protein, with the protein product MNLIKVFFITAGLTLTAHAAHAQQKIGNVNSDDVFASLSEVKTATTTIDNLTKAKQTEVEKLITEYQTKLKAAQDKEKTLSQANKEAVTKELMAAQTELQTLGKKIEDTRAQAAKDIGAKQTELYTPLQQKVKAAIAAVAKERSLSYVFDTSAQEGNNLVYSDGSEDITAQVKTKLGASAAPSKK
- the aceB gene encoding malate synthase A produces the protein MEIRTQLKIKAQKQFEEIFTPDLIDFLVALHQNFNHKRLELLNERKKIQQKFDQGILPAFLKETEEIRNADWVCASLPEDLLDRRVEITGPVDRKMIINALNSGAFTFMADFEDSNSPTWDNCMHGQINLSDAISRNIDFINEKGKAYSLNEKTAVLLVRPRGLHLPEKHIGINGEEASGSLTDFGIYFFRNAQKLLENGSGPYFYLPKLEHYKEARWWNEVFVFAQNYLGIPEGTIKATVLIETITASFQIDEILFELKEHSAGLNCGRWDYIFSYIKKFRNLPEFIVPDRDQVTMTSPFMSAYSKRVIEICHKRNVHAIGGMAAQIPVKDDDEANRIAFEKVRNDKEREVKNGHDGTWVAHPALVSVAKEIFDQYMPSENQIDRKVEYHITENELLEIPKGEITEKGIRKNINVGILYIESWLMGVGAAAIYNLMEDAATAEISRTQIWQWLKNEAILSDDRTLTRNMILQWETEEMDNIEKYVGEQRFKNGKFNLAKELFNELIFSENFEEFLTLKAYPFI
- the aceA gene encoding isocitrate lyase encodes the protein MKTRQEQIQTIEQDWLTNPRWNGVKRPYTAEEVLKLRGSYTIDYTIATEMSKKFWNKLNTQDYVAGLGALTGNQAVQEVDAGLEAIYLSGWQVAADANLSGEMYPDQSLYPANSVPSVVKKINNALLRADQVQSVSGTGDREYLVPIIADAEAGFGGNLNAFELMKQMIEAGAAAVHFEDQLSSAKKCGHLGGKVLVPTQEAVNKLIAARLAADVLGVPSIIIARTDADAADLLTSDIDDRDKKFVTGERTSEGFYVVRNGVEQGIDRGLSYAPYADLIWMETSNPDLEQARRFAEGIHAEFPGKMLAYNCSPSFNWAARLSVEEMSTFREELAKMGYKFQFITLAGFHALNTAMFELALAYKERGMAGYSELQEREFALQQRGFRAVKHQSFVGTGYFDEVQNIVTNGSSATVAMKDSTETAQFH
- a CDS encoding T9SS type A sorting domain-containing protein → MKKLYSGAFVLSMVLASAQEVVWQKDIQSSTQDFLSQVTTTIDQQYLITGSSIQSKSQSPEANSQKQNNGYDFHLVKLNQQGDQVWEKYFSGQNHDYLSATVTTQDGGFLLAGTSYSGKGLDKKEDSRGGSDIWLIRLNEFGDELWQKTLGTSSNEEARSVIQTTDSGFFVAGNVQNSYKGYGSKDVWITRLDKDGKELTQLILGGKGLDEVEKMIPTKDGGALLGIYSRSSEFRDSGSGIRNPESKSSTTGPASRNLSSATSTAISQMPKASSNFGEGDYWIVKLDKSGKVEWEKNYGGKGDDHIRTLALTSTGYIIGGESRSERSGNKTVGTQEGTDLWLIALNERGDEQWQKSYNFKNRDVLMGMSVITKTQESRTKSQDVTTGILLGGYTQAEGRIEKDDETFWMLYLDQNGNEQWRKHVAGESRQREERLSDLKLNRDGSIILAGTSAQELGKENWKIVKLGDKQVSQLIEKQDIKIYPNPVSDYAYVEIGFDFKEAEILLYDMSGRQLQSLKTKNNVTKINTQALVQGAYLVTIKTDNNKTANSKLIKK